A single region of the Stigmatella aurantiaca genome encodes:
- a CDS encoding TolC family protein has product MLSRGVSASPLLCLCLYGFLSLSEASAGPLTLEQAVALALERSPVLVSLEAGVARAQAQAQNDARFFQANPELSAAAGPRLREGGNTLELGVGLSQQVEFFGQPSARKEAARALVTASEAQLRARRVELVAEVRTAFARARAAGQEVRLAEDARTLAAEALSAAEERLEAGAASRLEVNTARVEAGRAAREHNRAVFRHASALNALGLLIGLDEAVEIHAEDTPLPDSPQAPPLPTLLDQALRDRADLQAAHAELEASQAQQRLSQRAALPSPRAGISYGREEEAHIVQGTLSIELPVFDRNQAGRGTSAARVTEATRTLEAVERLARAEVRLALVRYQTAESSLRLFGENAQQSLQENLALATEGYRAGKMDFLELLVIRRETLEARRDHIEAMEEFSTAQAQLQRVIGSLP; this is encoded by the coding sequence ATGCTTTCGCGCGGAGTCTCCGCCTCTCCCCTGCTGTGCCTGTGTCTCTATGGGTTTCTCTCGCTGTCCGAGGCCTCCGCCGGGCCGCTGACGCTCGAGCAGGCCGTCGCGCTCGCGCTGGAGCGGAGCCCCGTCCTCGTCTCGCTGGAGGCCGGGGTGGCCCGGGCCCAGGCGCAGGCCCAGAACGATGCCCGCTTCTTTCAGGCCAACCCCGAGCTCTCCGCGGCGGCGGGCCCGCGCCTGCGCGAGGGCGGAAACACCCTGGAGCTGGGCGTGGGCCTCAGCCAGCAGGTGGAGTTCTTCGGGCAGCCCTCCGCCCGGAAGGAGGCCGCCCGGGCCCTCGTCACCGCGAGCGAGGCCCAGCTCCGGGCCCGGCGCGTGGAGCTCGTGGCCGAGGTCCGCACGGCGTTTGCCCGCGCCCGGGCCGCGGGACAGGAGGTGCGCCTCGCCGAGGATGCCCGCACGCTGGCCGCCGAAGCGCTGAGCGCGGCGGAGGAGCGGCTGGAGGCCGGCGCCGCCTCCCGCCTGGAGGTCAACACGGCCCGCGTCGAGGCGGGCCGCGCCGCCCGTGAGCACAACCGCGCCGTCTTCCGCCATGCGTCGGCCCTCAACGCCCTGGGCCTGCTCATCGGGCTCGACGAGGCCGTGGAGATTCACGCCGAGGACACGCCCCTTCCAGACAGCCCTCAGGCGCCGCCGCTGCCCACCTTGCTCGACCAGGCCCTCCGCGACCGGGCCGATCTCCAGGCGGCGCACGCGGAGCTGGAGGCCAGCCAGGCCCAGCAGCGGCTGAGCCAGCGGGCGGCGCTGCCCAGCCCTCGTGCGGGCATCAGCTACGGCCGCGAGGAGGAGGCCCACATCGTCCAGGGCACCCTGTCCATCGAGCTGCCGGTGTTCGACCGCAACCAGGCTGGACGCGGCACCAGCGCCGCACGCGTCACCGAGGCAACGCGCACCCTGGAGGCGGTGGAGCGGCTCGCGCGCGCGGAGGTGCGGCTGGCGCTCGTGCGCTACCAGACCGCCGAGTCCTCCCTGCGCCTCTTCGGGGAGAACGCCCAGCAGTCGCTCCAGGAGAACCTGGCCCTGGCCACGGAGGGCTACCGGGCCGGCAAGATGGACTTCCTGGA